The following proteins come from a genomic window of Salvia hispanica cultivar TCC Black 2014 chromosome 4, UniMelb_Shisp_WGS_1.0, whole genome shotgun sequence:
- the LOC125220705 gene encoding aldehyde dehydrogenase-like, translating to MENLCRSASTLWENRINIDLTNIMAVQAEAEAAMRELRATYATGKTKSFEWRSSQLKAIKKIVSLHSEEIVEALRSDLQKPEFEAVIHEVGFMFMYMFIMCVCSYIVNLVLSLDPVVGAIAAGNAVVLKPSSSPAMSSLLAKLVGKYMDASAVKVVEGAVAETTALLEQKWDKILYTGGGKVGCIVLSAAAKHLTPVILELGGKCPVVVDSAINLKVAARRIIGGKWCANSGQACIAPDYIITTKDFVPQLVNALSAQLDKFFGKESLRSKELSSIVNIHHFNRLSKLLDDDDVSKKIVRGGERDQSNLKIVPTIISGVSTDSLLMDEEIFGPILPIITFMEAGLPFGGIGGSGMGASHGKFSFDAFSHKKALLKRGFAIDISARYPPYTTGKRRFLRAVVQGSLLDIIRSLSTCW from the exons ATGGAAAACCTATGCCGTTCTGCTTCCACCTTGTGGGAAAACCGCATTAACATAGATCTCACTAACATAATGGCTGTGCAagcggaggcggaggcggcgaTGAGGGAGCTGAGAGCCACCTACGCCACCGGAAAGACAAAGAGTTTTGAGTGGCGGTCTTCGCAGCTGAAAGCTATAAAGAAGATCGTATCTCTTCATAGCGAAGAAATAGTCGAAGCTTTGCGATCCGATCTCCAAAAACCGGAATTTGAAGCAGTTATTCATGAGGTAGGATTCATGTTCATGTACATGTTCATCATGTGTGTTTGTTCTTATATTGTTAACCTTG TGCTATCACTTGATCCGGTGGTCGGAGCCATTGCTGCTGGCAATGCTGTCGTCTTGAAGCCGTCGAGCTCCCCCGCCATGTCATCGCTGCTTGCGAAGCTCGTGGGCAAGTACATGGACGCATCAGCGGTGAAAGTGGTGGAGGGGGCAGTGGCCGAAACCACTGCTTTGCTAGAACAAAAATGGGATAAGATATTGTACACTG GAGGTGGCAAGGTGGGGTGTATCGTGCTAAGTGCTGCGGCGAAGCATCTTACACCAGTGATTTTGGAGCTTGGTGGGAAATGTCCAGTCGTAGTTGATTCCGCGATCAACTTAAAG GTAGCTGCAAGAAGAATAATTGGAGGCAAATGGTGCGCCAACAGTGGCCAAGCCTGCATTGCCCCAGACTACATAATCACTACAAAAGACTTCGTTCCTCAACTG GTAAATGCTCTATCGGCTCAATTGGATAAGTTCTTTGGAAAAGAATCTCTTCGGTCGAAGGAATTGTCAAGTATCGTCAACATCCACCACTTTAACCGCTTGTCAAAATTACTAGATGACGACGATGTTTCTAAGAAGATCGTTCGAGGAGGTGAACGTGATCAATCCAATCT CAAGATTGTTCCCACGATCATATCGGGCGTCTCAACCGATTCTCTCCTCATGGATGAAGAAATTTTTGGTCCTATACTTCCCATAATTACG TTTATGGAGGCGGGATTACCGTTCGGAGGCATAGGCGGGAGTGGAATGGGAGCATCTCATGGGAAGTTCTCATTTGATGCTTTCAGCCACAAGAAGGCTCTTCTAAAACGGGGTTTTGCCATTGATATATCGGCAAGATATCCACCATACACTACTGGAAAACGCCGTTTTCTCCGTGCGGTTGTACAAGGCAGCCTTCTTGACATTATTCGATCATTATCTACTTGTTGGTAA
- the LOC125222054 gene encoding SWI/SNF complex subunit SWI3C-like isoform X2, which translates to MPASSEARARWRKRKRDSVARKSKLKEQDDDILDDNDDDDDPDLDPPQNHLESEDDPQIPNSDRTAQIIGEKGDEKLVAGGLKLCEFPVAIKREIFRPHSSVFRILEYERAARFGDSRAQGQSGVPVLENISYGQLQALSAVPRDNPSLLGVPSEETASGSGGGSYVITPPRIVAGSGVTKRLGSAGRVHVLPVHSEWFSPSSVHRLERQVVPHFFSGKSTEHTPEKYMECRNFIVAKYMENPEKHLAVANCQGLVAGIDNEDLTRIVRFLDHWGIINYCATPPKHEAPKEGTYLSEDSNNELRVPLAALKSIDSLIKFDKPKCRLKATDVYPELANQQEEDSDFDSVIREQLSEHQCNCCSRPISAVYYQSQKEVDVRLCLDCYQEGGFVAGHSSLDFMKENYTKDYGDLDGDSWSDQETLLLLEGMQLYSENWNKIAEHVGSKSKAQCILHFVRLPLDGAPLDNIDVPSTSGSSSLSNHDGHGRSEPNSNGTCLEGEDTENKFPFSSSGNPVMSLVAFIASALGPRVAAACAHASLGSLSTESGKEGHTGGPLSQHDAEGATLSAEKVISAAEDGLDAAAMKSKLFADHEEREIQRLSANIINHQLKRLELKLKQFAEIETLLMRECEQMERTRQRIAAERGLMMSGQFGSAGVQRPMGLPVVSNAAMNNSAGNSRQQHVQGSHQPFVSGYGNTQPIHPHMSLMQQQQQQHQQQQQGMYGLGPRLPLSAIHPSSSAPNAMFNLASNSQPSLGHPMLRPLSGTKSGLG; encoded by the exons ATGCCAGCTTCCTCAG AAGCAAGAGCAAGGTGGAGGAAGCGGAAAAGGGACTCAGTAGCGCGTAAGTCCAAGCTGAAAGAGCAGGATGATGACATACTTGACGATAatgatgacgatgatgacCCAGATCTGGATCCCCCGCAGAACCATCTGGAAAGTGAAGACGATCCGCAAATTCCTAATTCTGATAGGACAGCCCAGATAATAGGAGAGAAAGGGGATGAAAAGTTGGTTGCTGGTGGACTGAAGTTATGTGAGTTTCCAGTTGCGATCAAGAGGGAGATATTTAGGCCCCACTCATCTGTCTTTCGAATTTTGGAATATGAGAGGGCTGCGAGATTTGGGGATAGCAGAGCCCAAGGGCAGAGTGGAGTGCCAGTGTTGGAGAATATTTCTTATGGGCAGCTGCAGGCACTTTCTGCAGTGCCTCGAGACAATCCATCTCTTTTAGGGGTTCCCTCAGAGGAGACTGCAAGTGGTAGTGGGGGTGGTTCGTATGTGATCACACCACCTAGGATAGTTGCAGGCTCTGGTGTTACTAAAAGGCTCGGGAGTGCAGGTCGTGTTCATGTTCTGCCAGTACATTCAG AATGGTTTTCACCAAGTTCAGTGCATAGATTGGAAAGACAAGTGGTTCCACATTTCTTTTCTGGGAAATCTACAGAACATACACCTGAAAAGTACATGGAGTGTCGGAATTTCATTGTTGCGAAGTATATGGAAAACCCTGAAAAGCACCTAGCGGTGGCTAACTGCCAGGGTCTAGTAGCTGGTATTGATAATGAGGACTTAACTCGAATTGTGAGGTTCCTTGATCATTGGGGGATTATCAATTATTGTGCAACTCCTCCTAAGCATGAGGCCCCAAAGGAGGGAACTTACTTGTCTGAGGACTCGAATAATGAACTTCGCGTGCCTTTAGCTGCTTTGAAATCTATAGATAGCTTAATCAAGTTTGATAAGCCAAAATGTAGGCTGAAGGCAACTGATGTTTATCCAGAACTTGCAAATCAGCAGGAAGAGGATTCCGACTTTGACAGTGTTATAAGAGAGCAATTATCCGAGCACCAATGCAACTGTTGTTCACGACCTATTTCTGCAGTGTACTACCAGTCACAGAAGGAG GTTGATGTGAGACTCTGTTTGGATTGCTATCAAGAGGGTGGATTTGTTGCTGGTCACTCTAGCCTTGATTTTATGAAAGAGAATTACACGAAAGATTATGGAGATCTGGATGGGGATAGTTGGTCTGACCAGGAAACATTGCTGCTGCTTGAGGGAATGCAGCTTTATAGTGAAAACTGGAATAAAATTGCCGAGCATGTTGGCTCCAAGTCAAAAGCACAGTGCATTCTCCATTTTGTCCGTCTTCCTCTGGATGGTGCTCCACTGGACAATATTGATGTTCCAAGCACATCTGGTTCATCGAGTTTGAGCAATCATGATGGTCATGGAAGATCAGAGCCAAATTCAAATG GTACCTGCTTGGAAGGAGAGGACACTGAAAATAAATTTCCTTTCTCAAGCTCTGGGAACCCGGTCATGTCTCTG GTGGCGTTTATTGCTTCTGCATTGGGGCCAAGAGTGGCTGCAGCCTGTGCCCATGCATCTCTGGGTTCATTGTCTACGGAGAGTGGCAAGGAAGGGCATACTGGAG GTCCTTTGAGCCAGCATGATGCTGAAGGTGCTACACTATCTGCTGAAAAAGTGATCTCTGCGGCCGAAGATGGTCTTGATGCGGCAGCCATGAAATCAAAACTTTTTGCTGATCATGAAGAGCGAGAAATCCAGCGGTTATCTGCTAATATCATAAACCATCAG TTGAAGAGATTGGAGCTAAAGTTGAAGCAGTTTGCAGAAATTGAAACCTTGCTGATGAGAGAATGTGAGCAGATGGAAAGGACAAGGCAGAGGATTGCTGCTGAACGCGGCCTCATGATGTCGGGACAGTTTGGTTCTGCTGGGGTGCAACGGCCAATGGGACTACCGGTTGTCAGTAACGCTGCTATGAACAATTCTGCAGGAAATAGTAGGCAGCAGCACGTTCAAGGCTCCCATCAACCTTTTGTTTCTGGATACGGAAATACCCAACCCATCCACCCCCACATGTCCCtgatgcagcagcagcaacagcAACATCAGCAACAACAACAGGGAATGTATGGCCTTGGTCCCAGGCTGCCCCTTTCAGCTATACATCCATCTTCTTCAGCCCCTAATGCAATGTTCAACCTGGCATCCAATTCTCAGCCTTCTCTCGGCCATCCTATGCTCAGACCACTATCCGGGACTAAATCTGGTTTAGGTTAG
- the LOC125222054 gene encoding SWI/SNF complex subunit SWI3C-like isoform X1 yields the protein MAVSSCLEARARWRKRKRDSVARKSKLKEQDDDILDDNDDDDDPDLDPPQNHLESEDDPQIPNSDRTAQIIGEKGDEKLVAGGLKLCEFPVAIKREIFRPHSSVFRILEYERAARFGDSRAQGQSGVPVLENISYGQLQALSAVPRDNPSLLGVPSEETASGSGGGSYVITPPRIVAGSGVTKRLGSAGRVHVLPVHSEWFSPSSVHRLERQVVPHFFSGKSTEHTPEKYMECRNFIVAKYMENPEKHLAVANCQGLVAGIDNEDLTRIVRFLDHWGIINYCATPPKHEAPKEGTYLSEDSNNELRVPLAALKSIDSLIKFDKPKCRLKATDVYPELANQQEEDSDFDSVIREQLSEHQCNCCSRPISAVYYQSQKEVDVRLCLDCYQEGGFVAGHSSLDFMKENYTKDYGDLDGDSWSDQETLLLLEGMQLYSENWNKIAEHVGSKSKAQCILHFVRLPLDGAPLDNIDVPSTSGSSSLSNHDGHGRSEPNSNGTCLEGEDTENKFPFSSSGNPVMSLVAFIASALGPRVAAACAHASLGSLSTESGKEGHTGGPLSQHDAEGATLSAEKVISAAEDGLDAAAMKSKLFADHEEREIQRLSANIINHQLKRLELKLKQFAEIETLLMRECEQMERTRQRIAAERGLMMSGQFGSAGVQRPMGLPVVSNAAMNNSAGNSRQQHVQGSHQPFVSGYGNTQPIHPHMSLMQQQQQQHQQQQQGMYGLGPRLPLSAIHPSSSAPNAMFNLASNSQPSLGHPMLRPLSGTKSGLG from the exons ATGGCTGTATCTTCTTGTTTAGAAGCAAGAGCAAGGTGGAGGAAGCGGAAAAGGGACTCAGTAGCGCGTAAGTCCAAGCTGAAAGAGCAGGATGATGACATACTTGACGATAatgatgacgatgatgacCCAGATCTGGATCCCCCGCAGAACCATCTGGAAAGTGAAGACGATCCGCAAATTCCTAATTCTGATAGGACAGCCCAGATAATAGGAGAGAAAGGGGATGAAAAGTTGGTTGCTGGTGGACTGAAGTTATGTGAGTTTCCAGTTGCGATCAAGAGGGAGATATTTAGGCCCCACTCATCTGTCTTTCGAATTTTGGAATATGAGAGGGCTGCGAGATTTGGGGATAGCAGAGCCCAAGGGCAGAGTGGAGTGCCAGTGTTGGAGAATATTTCTTATGGGCAGCTGCAGGCACTTTCTGCAGTGCCTCGAGACAATCCATCTCTTTTAGGGGTTCCCTCAGAGGAGACTGCAAGTGGTAGTGGGGGTGGTTCGTATGTGATCACACCACCTAGGATAGTTGCAGGCTCTGGTGTTACTAAAAGGCTCGGGAGTGCAGGTCGTGTTCATGTTCTGCCAGTACATTCAG AATGGTTTTCACCAAGTTCAGTGCATAGATTGGAAAGACAAGTGGTTCCACATTTCTTTTCTGGGAAATCTACAGAACATACACCTGAAAAGTACATGGAGTGTCGGAATTTCATTGTTGCGAAGTATATGGAAAACCCTGAAAAGCACCTAGCGGTGGCTAACTGCCAGGGTCTAGTAGCTGGTATTGATAATGAGGACTTAACTCGAATTGTGAGGTTCCTTGATCATTGGGGGATTATCAATTATTGTGCAACTCCTCCTAAGCATGAGGCCCCAAAGGAGGGAACTTACTTGTCTGAGGACTCGAATAATGAACTTCGCGTGCCTTTAGCTGCTTTGAAATCTATAGATAGCTTAATCAAGTTTGATAAGCCAAAATGTAGGCTGAAGGCAACTGATGTTTATCCAGAACTTGCAAATCAGCAGGAAGAGGATTCCGACTTTGACAGTGTTATAAGAGAGCAATTATCCGAGCACCAATGCAACTGTTGTTCACGACCTATTTCTGCAGTGTACTACCAGTCACAGAAGGAG GTTGATGTGAGACTCTGTTTGGATTGCTATCAAGAGGGTGGATTTGTTGCTGGTCACTCTAGCCTTGATTTTATGAAAGAGAATTACACGAAAGATTATGGAGATCTGGATGGGGATAGTTGGTCTGACCAGGAAACATTGCTGCTGCTTGAGGGAATGCAGCTTTATAGTGAAAACTGGAATAAAATTGCCGAGCATGTTGGCTCCAAGTCAAAAGCACAGTGCATTCTCCATTTTGTCCGTCTTCCTCTGGATGGTGCTCCACTGGACAATATTGATGTTCCAAGCACATCTGGTTCATCGAGTTTGAGCAATCATGATGGTCATGGAAGATCAGAGCCAAATTCAAATG GTACCTGCTTGGAAGGAGAGGACACTGAAAATAAATTTCCTTTCTCAAGCTCTGGGAACCCGGTCATGTCTCTG GTGGCGTTTATTGCTTCTGCATTGGGGCCAAGAGTGGCTGCAGCCTGTGCCCATGCATCTCTGGGTTCATTGTCTACGGAGAGTGGCAAGGAAGGGCATACTGGAG GTCCTTTGAGCCAGCATGATGCTGAAGGTGCTACACTATCTGCTGAAAAAGTGATCTCTGCGGCCGAAGATGGTCTTGATGCGGCAGCCATGAAATCAAAACTTTTTGCTGATCATGAAGAGCGAGAAATCCAGCGGTTATCTGCTAATATCATAAACCATCAG TTGAAGAGATTGGAGCTAAAGTTGAAGCAGTTTGCAGAAATTGAAACCTTGCTGATGAGAGAATGTGAGCAGATGGAAAGGACAAGGCAGAGGATTGCTGCTGAACGCGGCCTCATGATGTCGGGACAGTTTGGTTCTGCTGGGGTGCAACGGCCAATGGGACTACCGGTTGTCAGTAACGCTGCTATGAACAATTCTGCAGGAAATAGTAGGCAGCAGCACGTTCAAGGCTCCCATCAACCTTTTGTTTCTGGATACGGAAATACCCAACCCATCCACCCCCACATGTCCCtgatgcagcagcagcaacagcAACATCAGCAACAACAACAGGGAATGTATGGCCTTGGTCCCAGGCTGCCCCTTTCAGCTATACATCCATCTTCTTCAGCCCCTAATGCAATGTTCAACCTGGCATCCAATTCTCAGCCTTCTCTCGGCCATCCTATGCTCAGACCACTATCCGGGACTAAATCTGGTTTAGGTTAG
- the LOC125219210 gene encoding uncharacterized protein LOC125219210, whose translation MDDAVDTSYRPGRDFVDDDREPLINLDSTDSTELWLIQIPLDQNLELDGQQVCLNLQADGHIGSFESSSGKSYEMYSMKSQGTKETVFLASGSEAKIAGKISRHVSLIHYPDPSEVQKPSILNISMSQRSSMTTSSLSGRRLATPSRSTKTRNSLGMSGYSTPSSRTKSTVTESGEPSKSSKRKRVDSAQDSGKPNSAVTSIDSVQHSQETKSKKKRKTER comes from the exons ATGGATGATGCCGTTGACACAAGTTACCGTCCAGGTCGAGATTTTGTGGACGATGACAGGGAACCTTTGATTAATCTCGACTCCACGGACTCGACTGAGCTATGGCTCATTCAGATACCTCTTGATCAG AATCTTGAATTGGATGGGCAACAAGTGTGCCTTAACCTTCAGGCTGATGGACATATAGGCTCCTTCGAGAGTTCATCTG GAAAATCGTATGAAATGTATAGCATGAAATCCCAAGGTACAAAGGAAACAGTCTTTCTGGCTTCAGGATCAGAGGCGAAAATTG CTGGGAAGATCTCCAGGCACGTTTCACTGATTCACTACCCCGACCCTAGTGAAGTGCAAAAACCCAGTATCTTGAACATTAGTATGTCTCAGAGGTCTTCCATGACTACCTCATCTTTGTCTGGTCGTCGTTTGGCCACTCCTAGTCGGAGTACGAAGACTAGAAACTCTCTAGGAATGAGCGGCTATTCAACTCCAAGTAGCAGAACCAAGAGTACAGTTACTGAATCAGGGGAGCCTTCAAAGTCTTCAAAGAGAAAACGTGTGGATTCAGCGCAAGATTCAGGAAAACCCAACAGCGCTGTTACCTCTATTGATTCTGTGCAGCACTCTCAGGAAACAAAgtcgaaaaagaaaagaaaaaccgAAAGGTGA